A single region of the Trachemys scripta elegans isolate TJP31775 chromosome 19, CAS_Tse_1.0, whole genome shotgun sequence genome encodes:
- the MTHFR gene encoding methylenetetrahydrofolate reductase isoform X1, with amino-acid sequence MVNEPPSASNGSASSRSDGSSSGSEGSKDSSRCSTPVLDAERHERLREKMRRRYDSGDKWFSLEFFPPRTANGAVNLISRFDRMGMGGPLFIDVTWHPAGDPGSDKETSSMIIANTAVNYCGLETVLHMTCCNQTKEEITGHLQKAKHLGLKNIMALRGDPIGEEWEEEVEGFNYAVDLVKHIRCEFDDYFDICVAGYPKGHPEAESYEADLRHLKEKVSAGADFIITQLFFRSKTFLTFMKDCQAIGITCPIVPGIFPIQGYHSLRQLVKLSKLEVPQEIKEVIEPIKDNDAAIRNYGVELAVSMCRELLDSGMVSGLHFYTLNREVATTEILKRLGIWKEDPRRPLPWAVSAHPKRRVEDVRPIFWASRPKSYIHRTQEWDDFPNGRWGNSSSPAFGELKDYYLFYLKSKSPREELLKMWGEELMSEESVFEVFTCYISGEPNKEGHKVTCLPWNDDPLAAETNLLKEQLEKVNRRGILTINSQPNINGKPSTDPIVGWGPSGGYVFQKAYLEFFTSSENITALLKVLKTKKYELRVNYHIVNVRGENITNAPDLQPNAVTWGIFPGREIIQPTVVDPVSFMYWKDEAFALWIEQWAKLYEEESPSRMIIQYIHDNYYLVNLVDNEFPLENCLWQVMEDTFELLNCPTEQ; translated from the exons ATGGTCAACGAGCCCCCCAGCGCCAGCAATGGGAGCGCCAGTTCCAGGTCGGacggcagcagcagtggcagtgaGGGCTCCAAGGACAGCTCGCGATGCTCCACCCCGGTCCTGGATGCGGAGCGCCACGAGCGGCTGCGGGAGAAGATGCGCCGGCGATACGACTCTGGGGACAAGTGGTTCTCCTTAGAGTTCTTCCCCCCGCGGACGGCCAATGGTGCGGTCAACCTGATCTCCAG GTTTGACCGCATGGGGATGGGTGGCCCCCTCTTCATTGATGTGACCTGGCACCCGGCAGGGGACCCGGGCTCCGACAAGGAGACCTCCTCCATGATCATCGCCAACACGGCCGTCAACTACTGTGGCCTGGAGACCGTCCTGCacatgacatgttgcaaccagaCCAAGGAGGAGATCACAGGGCATCTGCAGAAAGCCAAGCATCTGGGGCTGAAGAACATCATGGCGCTGCGAGGAG ACCCCATTGGCGAGGagtgggaggaagaggtggaaggCTTCAACTACGCCGTTGACTTGGTGAAGCACATTCGCTGCGAGTTCGACGACTATTTTGACATCTGCGTGGCAG GTTACCCCAAGGGCCATCCTGAAGCCGAGAGCTACGAAGCCGACCTGAGGCACTTGAAGGAGAAAGTCTCTGCTGGGGCTGACTTCATCATCAcgcagctcttcttcaggtccaagACCTTCCTCACCTTCATGAAGGACTGTCAGGCCATTGGCATCACCTGCCCTATCGTGCCTGGCATCTTTCCCATCCAG GGTTACCATTCTCTGCGCCAGCTTGTGAAGCTCTCCAAACTCGAGGTGCCACAGGAGATCAAAGAAGTGATTGAGCCCATCAAGGACAACGATGCAGCCATCCGGAACTACGGGGTGGAGCTGGCGGTGTCCATGTGCCGGGAGCTGCTGGACAGCGGCATGGTGTCCGGCCTGCATTTCTACACCCTCAACAGAGAAGTGGCCACCACCGAGATCCTCAAACGTCTGGGCATTTGGAAAGAGGATCCCAG ACGGCCTCTGCCCTGGGCAGTCAGCGCCCACCCCAAGAGGAGAGTCGAAGACGTCCGGCCTATTTTCTGGGCCTCCAGGCCAAAGAGCTACATTCACCGAACTCAGGAATGGGACGATTTCCCCAATGGCCGCTG GGGGAACTCTTCCTCGCCAGCCTTCGGCGAGCTGAAGGACTACTACCTCTTCTACCTGAAGAGCAAGTCGCCTCGGGAGGAGCTCCTgaagatgtggggggaggagctgatgaGCGAGGAGAGCGTCTTCGAGGTGTTCACCTGTTACATCTCTGGAGAGCCCAACAAGGAGGGGCACAAG GTGACCTGCCTGCCCTGGAACGACGACCCTCTCGCTGCTGAAACCAACCTCTTGAAGGAGCAGCTGGAGAAGGTGAACAGAAGAGGAATCCTGACCATCAACTCCCAGCCAAACATCAATGGCAAACCGTCCACTGACCCCATCGTGGGCTGGGGGCCCAGTGGGGGCTATGTCTTCCAGAAG GCATACCTGGAATTCTTCACCTCCAGCGAGAACATCACCGCGCTGCTCAAAGTGCTGAAGACGAAGAAGTACGAGCTCCGTGTGAATTACCACATTGTCAACGTCCGG GGTGAAAACATCACCAACGCTCCCGATCTGCAGCCCAACGCCGTGACCTGGGGCATCTTCCCAGGCAGAGAGATCATTCAGCCGACGGTTGTGGATCCAGTTAGCTTCATGTACTGGAAG GATGAGGCCTTCGCTTTGTGGATTGAGCAGTGGGCTAAGCTGTACGAAGAGGAGTCTCCCTCGCGCATGATTATCCAGTACATCCACGACAACTACTACTTGGTCAACCTGGTGGACAATGAGTTCCCGCTGGAGAACTGCCTGTGGCAGGTCATGGAGGACACTTTCGAGCTGTTGAACTGTCCCACGGAGCAGTGA
- the MTHFR gene encoding methylenetetrahydrofolate reductase isoform X2 — protein sequence MDSRFDRMGMGGPLFIDVTWHPAGDPGSDKETSSMIIANTAVNYCGLETVLHMTCCNQTKEEITGHLQKAKHLGLKNIMALRGDPIGEEWEEEVEGFNYAVDLVKHIRCEFDDYFDICVAGYPKGHPEAESYEADLRHLKEKVSAGADFIITQLFFRSKTFLTFMKDCQAIGITCPIVPGIFPIQGYHSLRQLVKLSKLEVPQEIKEVIEPIKDNDAAIRNYGVELAVSMCRELLDSGMVSGLHFYTLNREVATTEILKRLGIWKEDPRRPLPWAVSAHPKRRVEDVRPIFWASRPKSYIHRTQEWDDFPNGRWGNSSSPAFGELKDYYLFYLKSKSPREELLKMWGEELMSEESVFEVFTCYISGEPNKEGHKVTCLPWNDDPLAAETNLLKEQLEKVNRRGILTINSQPNINGKPSTDPIVGWGPSGGYVFQKAYLEFFTSSENITALLKVLKTKKYELRVNYHIVNVRGENITNAPDLQPNAVTWGIFPGREIIQPTVVDPVSFMYWKDEAFALWIEQWAKLYEEESPSRMIIQYIHDNYYLVNLVDNEFPLENCLWQVMEDTFELLNCPTEQ from the exons ATGGACTCCAG GTTTGACCGCATGGGGATGGGTGGCCCCCTCTTCATTGATGTGACCTGGCACCCGGCAGGGGACCCGGGCTCCGACAAGGAGACCTCCTCCATGATCATCGCCAACACGGCCGTCAACTACTGTGGCCTGGAGACCGTCCTGCacatgacatgttgcaaccagaCCAAGGAGGAGATCACAGGGCATCTGCAGAAAGCCAAGCATCTGGGGCTGAAGAACATCATGGCGCTGCGAGGAG ACCCCATTGGCGAGGagtgggaggaagaggtggaaggCTTCAACTACGCCGTTGACTTGGTGAAGCACATTCGCTGCGAGTTCGACGACTATTTTGACATCTGCGTGGCAG GTTACCCCAAGGGCCATCCTGAAGCCGAGAGCTACGAAGCCGACCTGAGGCACTTGAAGGAGAAAGTCTCTGCTGGGGCTGACTTCATCATCAcgcagctcttcttcaggtccaagACCTTCCTCACCTTCATGAAGGACTGTCAGGCCATTGGCATCACCTGCCCTATCGTGCCTGGCATCTTTCCCATCCAG GGTTACCATTCTCTGCGCCAGCTTGTGAAGCTCTCCAAACTCGAGGTGCCACAGGAGATCAAAGAAGTGATTGAGCCCATCAAGGACAACGATGCAGCCATCCGGAACTACGGGGTGGAGCTGGCGGTGTCCATGTGCCGGGAGCTGCTGGACAGCGGCATGGTGTCCGGCCTGCATTTCTACACCCTCAACAGAGAAGTGGCCACCACCGAGATCCTCAAACGTCTGGGCATTTGGAAAGAGGATCCCAG ACGGCCTCTGCCCTGGGCAGTCAGCGCCCACCCCAAGAGGAGAGTCGAAGACGTCCGGCCTATTTTCTGGGCCTCCAGGCCAAAGAGCTACATTCACCGAACTCAGGAATGGGACGATTTCCCCAATGGCCGCTG GGGGAACTCTTCCTCGCCAGCCTTCGGCGAGCTGAAGGACTACTACCTCTTCTACCTGAAGAGCAAGTCGCCTCGGGAGGAGCTCCTgaagatgtggggggaggagctgatgaGCGAGGAGAGCGTCTTCGAGGTGTTCACCTGTTACATCTCTGGAGAGCCCAACAAGGAGGGGCACAAG GTGACCTGCCTGCCCTGGAACGACGACCCTCTCGCTGCTGAAACCAACCTCTTGAAGGAGCAGCTGGAGAAGGTGAACAGAAGAGGAATCCTGACCATCAACTCCCAGCCAAACATCAATGGCAAACCGTCCACTGACCCCATCGTGGGCTGGGGGCCCAGTGGGGGCTATGTCTTCCAGAAG GCATACCTGGAATTCTTCACCTCCAGCGAGAACATCACCGCGCTGCTCAAAGTGCTGAAGACGAAGAAGTACGAGCTCCGTGTGAATTACCACATTGTCAACGTCCGG GGTGAAAACATCACCAACGCTCCCGATCTGCAGCCCAACGCCGTGACCTGGGGCATCTTCCCAGGCAGAGAGATCATTCAGCCGACGGTTGTGGATCCAGTTAGCTTCATGTACTGGAAG GATGAGGCCTTCGCTTTGTGGATTGAGCAGTGGGCTAAGCTGTACGAAGAGGAGTCTCCCTCGCGCATGATTATCCAGTACATCCACGACAACTACTACTTGGTCAACCTGGTGGACAATGAGTTCCCGCTGGAGAACTGCCTGTGGCAGGTCATGGAGGACACTTTCGAGCTGTTGAACTGTCCCACGGAGCAGTGA